A part of Astyanax mexicanus isolate ESR-SI-001 chromosome 2, AstMex3_surface, whole genome shotgun sequence genomic DNA contains:
- the tmem17 gene encoding transmembrane protein 17B, protein MDLPEPIRRRLGDFSRTVFVDQTFSKLTPEDHVKFLNQNREVVSSLPLQMSLFFNLWFFPLWWISEVVMLQLKYPALPDYYKFILITVLILMTLIEGIRLYLGYAGNLQEKVPELAGFWLLSLLLQFPLTLFLLFNEAILIQPLERGVHIILALFILAEALSGFVALRAMVRNTESRFHLRQFNGIQELRA, encoded by the exons ATGGATCTACCGGAGCCCATAAGAAGACGTTTGGGGGATTTTTCCAGAACTGTTTTCGTGGATCAGACATTTTCTAAACTTACCCCTGAGGATCATGTCAAATTCCTGAATCAGA ACAGAGAAGTCGTGTCCAGTTTGCCGCTTCAGATGTCCCTTTTCTTCAACCTATGGTTCTTTCCTCTGTGGTGGATCAGTGAAGTGGTGATGCTGCAACTCAAA TACCCAGCCCTTCCAGACTACTACAAGTTCATCTTAATTACCGTCCTGATTTTAATGACCCTCATCGAGGGTATCAGACTCTACCTGGGTTACGCTGGGAACCTGCAAGAAAAG GTTCCCGAACTGGCTGGATTTTGGCTTCTAAGTCTCCTTCTTCAGTTTCCATTGACTCTCTTCCTGCTTTTTAATGAAGCTATACTCATTCAACCTTTGGAAAGAGGAGTGCATATCATTCTCGCtctatttattttagcagag GCTCTCTCTGGTTTTGTTGCCCTTCGTGCAATGGTCAGGAACACCGAAAGCCGCTTCCATCTTCGGCAGTTTAATGGAATTCAAGAACTTAGAGCATAA
- the slc15a5 gene encoding solute carrier family 15 member 5, whose amino-acid sequence MASLSVPGLHGGRQLQRVSTARRPSGMVTPYKPRKSRKKLQVIICILFVELFERFTFFGIVCNMILFCTIKLGYHNYQAATVNLCFVGASTLTPVLVGWFAETCLGRTKVLYLCALLHFIGTAMLPVVAFPFEDFYIDTHNIIHRLEPREQQLLFYVGLLAAALGIGGFRAILCPLSAYYLQGYDQHQILSFFNWLYWLVNLNSTVVFLGISYIQQSVGKNLGFLIPFTSVLLALVAIHMARNNLIFHPKKASLLLTTLGVFLNSLKMSCLHYRHLSGDVNNWLDRAKENNGGRYSETSVENVKILVKLFPLFGLQLLYRACITQIPSGYYLQTMHSNLNFNGFLLPIAAMNVISILPLLILAPLLEFFGTCYQSLKKTPPSPAKFITAGHACAALSALAAGITEIHRKDFSQVEQTLSGTVLQVSSMACFQLAPQYVLLGIAEAFVTPACSLISFCMTPSNLRGISLHFLTLFYGGGCFLGAVLTQFFYLVSGGNFYPNTLSDGNLERFFFTLAILMTINTLLFWRLSCRYTDLSAELCKEVRQSHLAEKLLQHKSCLRFYDTVDYTGTSASLEMIL is encoded by the exons ATGGCGTCTCTCAGTGTTCCTGGCCTCCATGGTGGCCGTCAACTGCAAAGGGTCTCGACCGCTCGACGCCCGAGTGGGATGGTCACCCCATATAAGCCTCGAAAGTCCAGAAAGAAGCTGCAGGTGATTATCTGTATTCTTTTTGTGGAATTGTTCGAGAGGTTCACCTTCTTTGGGATTGTTTGCAATATGATCCTCTTTTGCACCATCAAGCTGGGATATCACAATTACCAAGCTGCCACAGTCAACCTGTGTTTTGTTGGAGCCAGTACACTCACACCTGTTCTTGTGGGCTGGTTTGCAGAGACGTGTTTGGGGAGGACAAAAGTACTCTATCTTTGCGCTCTGCTCCATTTTATAG GTACTGCCATGCTCCCTGTTGTTGCATTCCCCTTTGAGGATTTCTACATTGACACACACAATATTATTCACCGACTAGAGCCACGAGAGCAACAGCTTCTCTTCTACGTTGGGCTGCTAGCCGCTGCCCTGGGTATTGGGGGCTTCCGTGCTATTCTATGCCCGTTAAGTGCCTATTACCTTCAGGGTTATGACCAACACCAGATACTGTCCTTTTTTAATTG GCTCTACTGGCTTGTGAATCTCAATTCTACAGTTGTGTTCCTGGGGATCTCCTATATTCAGCAGTCTGTGGGTAAAAACCTGGGCTTTCTCATTCCCTTCACCTCTGTTCTATTGGCTCTTGTTGCGATACACATGGCACGCAACAATCTCATCTTTCATCCAAAGAAAG CCAGTTTGTTGCTGACCACACTGGGTGTGTTCCTAAACTCCTTAAAAATGTCCTGCCTCCATTATCGTCATTTGAGTGGAGACGTGAATAATTGGCTGGACCGTGCCAAGGAGAACAATGGAGGACGCTACAGTGAGACCAGTGTTGAAAATGTTAAGATCCTGGTTAAGCTTTTTCCTCTTTTTGGACTGCAGCTGCTCTACCGGGCTTGTATAACCCAA ATTCCATCAGGATACTACCTCCAGACCATGCATTCAAATCTGAACTTCAATGGTTTCCTCCTTCCTATAGCAGCTATGAATGTGATCAGTATCCTGCCATTGCTAATTTTAGCACCACTACTGGAATTTTTTGGCACCTGTTATCAGTCTTTGAAGAAAACACCTCCTTCTCCAGCCAAATTCATAA CAGCGGGACATGCCTGTGCAGCTCTGTCTGCACTAGCTGCAGGGATTACTGAGATCCACAGGAAAGACTTCTCTCAGGTGGAGCAGACACTGTCAGGAACAGTACTACAGGTGTCCTCAATGGCCTGTTTTCAACTTGCACCTCAGTATGTCTTACTGGGTATAGCAGAAGCATTTGTCACACCAGCAT GCTCCCTCATCTCTTTCTGTATGACTCCTAGTAACCTCAGAGGCATCTCCCTACACTTCCTCACTCTCTTCTATGGAGGAGGATGCTTTCTGGGTGCTGTTCTGACTCAGTTCTTTTATCTTGTTTCTGGGG GGAACTTCTATCCAAATACACTCAGCGACGGCAATCTGGAGAGATTTTTCTTCACTTTGGCAATTCTGATGACCATAAATAccctgctgttttggagattatcTTGCAG GTACACAGACCTGAGTGCTGAACTGTGTAAAGAAGTAAGACAGAGTCACCTGGCTGAGAAGCTCCTGCAGCATAAATCTTGTCTCCGATTCTACGACACTGTGGATTACACTGGAACATCAGCATCCTTGGAAATGATCCTCTGA